TAATGATGTTAATTTTTGCTGCAGCATTTTTCGGTTTGGTTTTGGGAATGCAGGAATCTATTTATCGTGCAGCGGTTTCCGATTTCGCCCCGGCATCTCTAAGAGGTACAGCATACGGCATATTTAACACAGCATACGGAGTTGGTATGCTTATTAGCGGAGCAATATACGGCTTAATTGCGCAGTTAAATGCTCCCTATATAGCGGTCGCCACTTATGTAATAGTGACGCAAGCAGCCGCCATAATGTTGGTCATTAGGGCTAAACCGGGAGAGGTCTAAGATAAGATTTTTATGAAAATCTTGAATTTGACCCATTTTTTAGGTTCAAGTTTCTTGTAGACTTCAAAGAACTCTCTTATCTCTACCAGCTTATGTGGGTGGATGTCTGTTAAATCCTTTATCCCATCGAATCTTGGGTCTCTAATTGGTACTGAGAGGATTTTTGGGTCTTCGCCTTCTTCATCTTCTAGGATTAATACACCTATTGGTCTAACCTTAACTATGCATCCGACTTCAAGCGGTTCATAAGAGAGAACCATTATGTCAAGTGGATCATCGTCATGATACCATATTTGCGGGATAAACCCTACTCAACTGGGAAGACAACCGATGAATCGAGAACACGGTCGAGCACAAATGTCTCCCACTCCCTATGATACTCATATTTATCCCCTAGACCAGCTAACAACCTCAATAACAGCATTAATAGTATTCGGCGGGGCATCACCTGGCGGGATATCACGCCAAAGATTAACCATAGGTACACACCGTTCTAAGCGGGACAGTAGTAAATTAATGGAAGAATGCTGCAATTAAAAATATTGCTTATTAGACCCCCAAGAATTTTTATGTTTGGGTAATGAACCACGTTCCACACTACAGAATTATAAGACCCCAGAACGCGCGGTTCTCAGATATATTCTCAACCAGTCTTTCATTACCTCCACGTCTAATTCGCATGAATTTGTACATAAAAATCTTTAAATAAGAGATTAATCTATAATACTCGGAGGAGTTTTAGTGAGTATTAGTCTTGAACCTCTAATGTTTTATGTGGGAAAGAATTTTTATGATAGAGCCAGGAAAGTCTTTAATTTAGGTATAGGCAGAAAACCTTTGCTTCAGATTCTCCAGAAAATGAGTTTGCAGCCAGCTGAGATGGACAGAGATGAGGCTATGAGGGCTCTTGAAAGGTTCACTAGAACAGGCGGAGTTTCAACGGCTTCTAAGGAGGCAATGAAAATAATGTTGGTGCCCTTCGCTTCCTTTAGAGGTGAATCAATATCTTTTATTAATGCATATGAATTGGGCTTCGGCATCCTTATCGAAATCTTAGGGCAGATTAGAAGGGCTTTTAGAGCTCCTTTATTCGCATATATTTGGATTGCTATTCCAAGGTCTTCGGAGGGCTATGAAAGAATGATACGTTTACTAAGAGATATTAGGGATAAGGTTGGAGCTTTGCCTATAGATCCCGAGGAATGGGAGGCAATTCAGCCAATAACTGAGAAGCTCTTGGAAAGCGGCTTCAATATAAAAGGCTTAACTGAGAATCTTTGGGTGAGCATATAAAATCTTCACGACAAATAATTCAATCAGACTTGCCAGACTCAAGTCCCCTATATTTTTTAAAACTCACATATAATTTAGTTAACTATTTCTATGCTCACTAGAATCCTAGGATTTTTACACAGAGTAGGGAGATTGTAGCTCCATACACAGCTCAGATAAAGACCGTGTGGAACCATCACCTCAATTTTATCGAAGTATTTGTTTCTAGGCTTATTTGGAAGAGTACGGCTTCATGGAGCCAACATTCCTCATCTATTATAATATTAGTTACCATTCCTATATCTCTACATAGGATCATTTGAAGCGGACAAAATATTAGGAGTATACCCACTTTCCCTAATAACATTATATCTATTCACAGGATACTTGGAGAGACCAATGGAGATATCTCCATTTGTAAGAAACTCTCCCCGCAAAACCCTTTTTTCTTTTACATTTGTTCAATAAAGTAGGGGCAAAAATATTCTTTGAAATCCACTCAATGTTAATTTCAGCATTCTGAGACGACCTCTGTCTAATGTCCTTAGTTAAGATACATGTAAACATGAACTTTAATAATATTCTTGCATCAATATAATTTAGAGTGGTGTTTAATTTGGAAGATCTGCTTAACCGTATTGTTGTTAGGGCTGATGTTATGGCTGGTAAGCCTGTGATACGAAGTACTAGGATAACTGTTGATTTAATTTTGGAGCTTCTTGGTAAGGGCATGAAGTCTGAGGAAATTGCGGAAGACTATAATATTGAGGTTGAGGATGTTTACGCAGCGCTCCTATATGCGGCTAAGATCCTCGGTAGAGAGGAAATAATAATTGCAGAAGCCTAAGCTCCTGTTAGACGAGAATATAGGGCTCAGAGTGTACGAGGAACTTAAAAACCGTGGTACGGTAGTGCAGAGTGTGATCTTTGGGGGTCGGGGCATAAGCGACATAGAAGTAATTGAGATTGCGAGGAGGAAGGGTAAAATTATAGTGACTATGGATAAAGAATTCGGCTATACGTGTTCTCTGCATAAGCCGCCCGGCATAATCCCTCTTAGATTACGTGATCCAAAGTTTTCAAATAGGCTTAAAGCCATACTACGTGCATTAGATTTAGGGGAGAAAATTGTACGGCTACATGACCATATTAACTGAGACTATGATAAGAAGAAGACCCATATCTTGAGGGAGAGGTATTCCAAATTTCTGGAGCTATGGAAGAAAAGCAACTTCGCTAAGTGAACTGGGATCAAGCGGACTCCGCCTAAAATTTTTATATAGAGAAACTACTACTCATCCCGCTTGAGAGAGAAATTGATGATTTGATTGCTGGGTGCTCTAAGCACATAGCCGTTGCCCTCCCAACCATGAAGGAAACTGGTGCCAGGACATATGTGGTTGGACTAGTTATTGGGGCGCTGCAT
The nucleotide sequence above comes from Candidatus Bathyarchaeia archaeon. Encoded proteins:
- a CDS encoding DUF433 domain-containing protein; protein product: MFNLEDLLNRIVVRADVMAGKPVIRSTRITVDLILELLGKGMKSEEIAEDYNIEVEDVYAALLYAAKILGREEIIIAEA
- a CDS encoding DUF5615 family PIN-like protein, whose translation is MQKPKLLLDENIGLRVYEELKNRGTVVQSVIFGGRGISDIEVIEIARRKGKIIVTMDKEFGYTCSLHKPPGIIPLRLRDPKFSNRLKAILRALDLGEKIVRLHDHIN
- a CDS encoding inorganic diphosphatase, with product MPQIWYHDDDPLDIMVLSYEPLEVGCIVKVRPIGVLILEDEEGEDPKILSVPIRDPRFDGIKDLTDIHPHKLVEIREFFEVYKKLEPKKWVKFKIFIKILS